Proteins co-encoded in one Syngnathoides biaculeatus isolate LvHL_M chromosome 22, ASM1980259v1, whole genome shotgun sequence genomic window:
- the myoz1b gene encoding myozenin-1b yields the protein MSLTTAAPTNKRKKANKIITDFSNISQNDDESDPEASELDLGTKIKAPKDVMLEELSLLTNKGSKMFHKRQQRVDKFITTNENMQNLQNLLMSPPPVPPKPEMPKEDVAAREDAVEKESEKERRRREYVRTYVSPWERAMKGDQELAATMRASMPRPGRVQFPQYKSFNRTALPFGGVEKGPKLTALEPPDLGADPDDLEPLPSFQADVRSRPSFNRTPIGWVCNEDNTHIHMDLDAIPFDGETDDL from the exons ATGTCGCTAACAACTGCTGCCCCCACGAACAAGAGGAAGAAGGCCAACAAGATCATCACCGACTTCTCCAACATCAGCCAGAATG ATGACGAGTCTGACCCGGAAGCCTCCGAGCTGGACCTGGGCACCAAGATCAAGGCCCCCAAAGACGTGATGCTGGAGGAGCTCTCGCTGCTCACCAACAAGGGGTCCAAAATGTTCCATAAGAGGCAGCAGCGGGTGGACAAGTTCATCACCACTAACGAGAACATG CAGAACCTGCAGAACCTTCTGATGTCGCCTCCCCCTGTCCCGCCAAAGCCCGAGATGCCAAAGGAAGACG TGGCGGCGCGAGAAGACGCGGTGGAGAAGGAATCCGagaaggagaggaggaggagggagtaCGTTCGCACCTACGTGTCGCCATGGGAACGGGCCATGAAGGGCGACCAGGAGCTGGCGGCCACCATGAGAGCCAGCATGCCGAGACCCGGGCGAGTCCAGTTTCCTCAGTACAAGAGCTTCAACAG GACAGCGCTGCCCTTCGGCGGCGTGGAGAAGGGCCCCAAGCTGACGGCGCTCGAGCCCCCCGACCTCGGGGCGGACCCCGACGACCTGGAGCCGCTGCCCTCCTTCCAGGCCGACGTCCGCTCGCGGCCCTCGTTCAACCGCACGCCCATCGGCTGGGTGTGCAACGAGGACAACACGCACATCCACATGGACCTGGACGCCATCCCCTTTGACGGGGAGACCGACGATCTCTGA
- the synpo2lb gene encoding synaptopodin 2-like protein, whose protein sequence is MVAEEIVVSLSGGSPWGFRLQGGREQQKPLQVAKVRRRSKACRAGLKEHDELVAISDHPCAELSHAQAMNLIDTQNGTLHLRVKRTASYSTRCSPPLISVSSSVEPASVTSPPDSEAYYGETDSDADTRSQVHRRQRRTPPHSRLPARYDNHGEEEAMSELSGYESANDAAAGPIQGKWHGVPHKDFIYQLPQPAWTDPAQSFTPHSLTPTYERGLAEAEGEGDSGFQEALAGFGLAACPPLVSPERAKEALTLGSGSQLVPMVGPQQGPLSEELAATYMDKARQAKLHRGESLVEKQVKEARTKCRSIASLLTDAPNPNSKGVLMFKKRRQRAKKYTLTCFGKAEDDRGGESTEGETEEEGGSSVQSSEVDEGGFSASFDSTWDSGYLDLLDRRSAACPPATLTTADNSPGLDNLTSVAPIHQIPNFEALRLETMKQPDVAMSSALDMPLLNDAPVAISQASVTLSPPPSTPPINQNGLHVNLSPSQNLEHHLSPTPLNRTARPFTPGPAVSRSSVTSVMFRPPQPKPVAAVSMVTFGPTHYPAAEERRAVSSTSLYIPPRNNGVSPSISTPALSPPSSLYPSTPLAPQSTPVQPAQPFSPPQPFHSPPAFYHPPTPGPISQVQVSMLPPTQITPTTHSCTPNSMGTPKTPQTPASDSLATREQRISVPAVRTGILHDARGRSSKKPMFSAIRSKDVSPNPALMSMVQNMDDRFSRTAGAEPGIVSRAEAGHESGPEEDWLRLGAEACNFMQAQRGPKPPPVAPKPNTSQAPQLAGKGGQLFARRQNRMDRYIVERSPSVGPAPFSPSQTREPSPTPSLPATWKYSSNIRAPPPISYNPLLSPSCPPKAQKKVEMTKSGLAGSKGKKAVKKPVDVVNHQPYQLNSSLFTYRGPQDTAASCPQKMARVYELKRFSTPPPTATSPALKVIVPRSATTLGEPLWRSKTGSPSPQTTHHRQTPPILYQFQLSPGHLSPPPPPAPTAPLPQLPTFTSTPNAVQSPMFSQLQPQQADRQFKSAPDLSPLRPPGATRQTSTGSQYSRVPRPRFSTSNLGLQPSVWRPGSIAH, encoded by the exons ATGGTGGCGGAGGAGATCGTGGTCTCCCTCTCCGGGGGCTCCCCGTGGGGGTTCAGGCTGCagggaggaagagagcagcAGAAGCCTCTACAGGTGGCAAAG GTACGACGTCGCAGCAAAGCGTGCAGGGCGGGGCTGAAGGAGCACGACGAGCTGGTTGCCATCAGCGACCACCCTTGCGCCGAGCTAAGCCACGCCCAGGCCATGAACCTCATCGATACCCAGAACGGGACGCTGCACCTGAGGGTCAAACGGACGGCGTCGTACTCCACTCGCTGCTCACCTCCGCTTATATCTGTGAGCTCCTCCGTCGAACCCGCCAGCGTTACCTCGCCGCCGGACAGCGAGGCCTACTACGGCGAGACGGACAGCGACGCCGACACGCGCTCGCAGGTGCACCGGCGCCAGCGCCGCACGCCCCCTCACTCCCGCTTGCCCGCTCGCTATGACAACCACggggaggaggaggcgatgTCTGAGCTCAGTGG CTACGAGAGTGCTAACGATGCAGCGGCGGGTCCAATTCAGGGGAAGTGGCACGGCGTCCCGCACAAGGATTTCATCTACCAGCTGCCCCAGCCTGCGTGGACCGACCCGGCCCAAAGCTTCACTCCGCACTCACTCACCCCGACCTACGAGCGAGGCCTGGCGGAGGCCGAGGGTGAAGGAGACAGCGGCTTCCAGGAAGCGCTGGCCGGGTTCGGGCTCGCCGCCTGCCCGCCGCTTGTCTCTCCGGAGCGGGCCAAGGAGGCCCTGACACTGGGGTCTGGGAGTCAGCTGGTGCCCATGGTGGGACCCCAGCAGGGCCCCCTGAGCGAGGAACTTGCCGCCACTTACATGGACAAAGCACGGCAAGCCA AGCTGCATCGCGGAGAGAGCTTGGTCGAGAAGCAGGTGAAAGAAGCTCGCACCAAGTGCCGCTCCATCGCCTCGCTCCTGACCGACGCCCCCAACCCGAACTCCAAGGGGGTGCTCATGTTCAAGAAGCGGCGCCAGAGAGCCAAgaagtacaccctgacctgcttCGGCAAGGCCGAGGACGACCGAGGGGGCGAGAGCACCGAGGGGGAGACGGAGGAGGAAGGCGGGAGCTCAGTCCAGAGCTCGGAAGTGGACGAGGGGGGCTTCTCGGCTTCGTTCGATTCCACGTGGGATAGCGGTTACTTAGACCTGCTGGATAGGAGGAGTGCCGCCTGCCCGCCTGCCACGCTGACAACTGCTGATAACAGCCCAGGGCTTGATAACTTGACCTCAGTGGCCCCAATCCatcaaattccaaattttgaGGCGCTCAGACTGGAGACCATGAAACAACCGGACGTAGCCATGTCTTCAGCTCTGGATATGCCTCTTCTCAATGACGCACCAGTTGCCATAAGCCAGGCTAGTGTTACATTAAGCCCACCCCCTTCGACACCCCCGATTAATCAAAACGGTCTTCATGTCAACCTCAGTCCAAGTCAAAACCTTGAGCACCATTTAAGTCCGACTCCACTCAATCGCACGGCTCGCCCGTTCACTCCCGGTCCTGCGGTGTCTCGCTCATCAGTGACCTCCGTGATGTTCCGCCCACCCCAGCCCAAACCGGTAGCGGCTGTCTCCATGGTGACCTTTGGGCCCACTCACTATCCGGCGGCAGAAGAGAGGAGAGCCGTTTCCAGCACCTCCCTCTACATCCCTCCTCGGAACAACGGCGTCAGCCCCTCGATCAGCACCCCGGCCCTCTCGCCCCCGTCGTCTTTGTATCCCTCCACCCCCCTGGCTCCCCAAAGTACCCCAGTCCAGCCTGCTCAACCCTTCTCCCCTCCACAACCATTTCACTCCCCTCCTGCCTTTTATCACCCTCCCACCCCTGGCCCCATCTCGCAGGTTCAAGTCTCCATGCTTCCTCCAACTCAGATTACACCAACCACTCACTCCTGCACCCCCAACTCGATGGGGACTCCAAAAACCCCTCAAACTCCAGCCTCGGATTCATTGGCTACTCGTGAGCAGCGCATCTCGGTGCCAGCTGTTCGCACCGGCATCCTACATGACGCCCGTGGCCGTAGCAGCAAAAAGCCGATGTTCAGCGCCATCCGGAGCAAAGATGTGTCCCCAAACCCTGCCTTGATGTCCATGGTGCAGAACATGGATGACCGGTTTTCGAGAACGGCGGGCGCGGAACCAGGGATTGTATCCAGGGCCGAGGCTGGCCACGAGTCTGGGCCCGAGGAGGATTGGTTGCGGCTCGGGGCTGAAGCTTGCAACTTCATGCAGGCTCAGCGGGGTCCCAAGCCCCCGCCGGTGGCTCCGAAACCAAACACCTCTCAGGCGCCTCAGCTGGCAGGGAAGGGGGGTCAGCTGTTTGCCCGCCGACAAAACCGGATGGATCGTTACATTGTCGAGCGGAGTCCCTCCGTTGGTCCTGCGCCATTCTCTCCTTCCCAGACCAGGGAACCTTCTCCCACGCCATCGCTCCCGGCCACATGGAAGTACTCCTCCAATATCCGTGCCCCTCCTCCCATCAGCTACAACCCCCTCCTGTCACCCTCATGCCCCCCCAAAGCCCAGAAGAAGGTGGAGATGACAAAGTCAGGACTGGCTGGATCCAAAGGGAAGAAAGCCGTCAAAAAGCCGGTTGACGTCGTGAACCACCAGCCGTACCAGCTCAACTCATCTCTGTTTACCTACAGGGGTCCTCAGGACACAGCCGCCAGTTGTCCTCAGAAGATGGCAAGGGTGTACGAGTTGAAACGCTTCTCCACCCCCCCTCCGACAGCCACCAGCCCTGCCTTGAAGGTGATCGTACCTCGATCGGCCACGACACTCGGAGAACCGCTGTGGCGCTCTAAGACTGGCTCCCCCTCACCTCAAACCACCCATCACCGTCAAACGCCTCCTATCCTTTACCAGTTTCAGTTGTCCCCGGGGCACCTATCCCctccaccgcctcctgcccccaccgcccccctccctcaGCTCCCTACCTTCACCTCGACTCCAAACGCAGTCCAGTCCCCCATGTTCTCCCAGCTCCAACCCCAACAAGCCGACAGGCAGTTTAAAAGCGCCCCAGATCTGAGCCCCCTTAGACCTCCTGGGGCCACCCGGCAGACGTCCACCGGCAGCCAATACAGCAGGGTTCCCAGACCTAGATTCAGCACTTCCAACCTGGGCCTACAGCCTTCAGTGTGGCGCCCTGGTTCCATCGCACACTGA